A single window of Plasmodium malariae genome assembly, chromosome: 8 DNA harbors:
- the PmUG01_08053100 gene encoding conserved Plasmodium protein, unknown function — translation MYRSESNSRCFHNFEYNLIKSLDTVKKIKSYEDSIYIHTKCCGKEITKKKIYISALNYDEYILVRGNFRFRLIKGLAIFNGEIIKPSKEYINVRIPDFYPLFELRALNINNIKYENNAFKFCTYDSKNFSNDGKIDFRAGRHISPNNVVKNSKKMNLHKMVILTNHDDINVINERVDNTDEMNIDSESNEGECLYESADTVLQNYLFGLNLLQENNIKRKEFYEYLMNSDKEDIASFSSPYMMNTIKLSLYFEKYPVIIVFQKKRDFLYYFYINSYLKKLNLSNYKQNMSVYINTYQMSYVLKEFLLYIHNNKTYKMQEIVQNVEGITKKWNYRSGDLNKFVHKKMIDEANADKVDNCYGNIIEGEDGTMGKCRAYIFSSSCEKEETNSRKREFWEIFKKTMINKTIYEDEFSNDGKCPEYSDIFSITIMGDKGKGKSFLVINFINNLLNYYNSVFLLDIDIGQPIIGVSGFLSIYKIKYSLHSYNFFEKKPKCIKKIFFGGCSINENINYFIKCLEYLYNFLFSVYLKKKEENRKNNNYCCYPIVINTFGWVKDIGLFLLNLNILLSKCNFIVQIDSLKINENVKKNLSKEEFHSYVFNDFLLIKQGEKDKKSKFTILNLNNKNVSITAKGHSIFNIISEYSNLNESNFFFYDFSMSFRKNDKKEKEKGGKSKQYSALNMSGNFLRNDTTEKYLGEFKKSDDGRGKLRNSDFNGYGDNYCSYGDTYNYRNCNSYNNYGSYDRYDHYNDRNKYGSFNNYTDHSNYSIHNSYDNHGNYTKHNSAPYIYHLNDRRNFSFFSNNLNDMNSSIYRLNNNVHKIKYLNFNWDTLYYITNNRDRCNNNKGDFMENNFYRERGKASEPKNDYDVETNKNNLKNGNESEMKGIENYDIFKKKMDNFFERNCMRIINFVSYKKILSYENVNKNTNMNNSKTKIFSLLPKNLRSYRFFCHFFSKFKKIIFYIHSYSFYDGLNDFFLKHENCMNRQRMLVCNEWNNWHYSNNLYEENNMNNIEGIQFNGNKLEERYKKKEYDVLCIRDDIYKDTEESIVDLRRNKNGVTNDDIKKLTTNCNLQVRNILSTDKSEETKEEVPERSDKIYKRLCNSLLFTCAIFYLRNVKLSNIQFKNNNPEIYKNDDFFAYKYFFNNIICLCNDNTLPICDEKKGANNNDDGYSDDNNDGYRDNDKEVKYYIDHFQIDAYFESVNCIIKKEDLKKNNVELVPICEYFTHILTAYVKLIDDMKLIIYLPYWFNNFDLLNNVNTFVSGTNLIPHNINDMIKNYSFYQDIVCTNDVKTIKFLKRSKSFVDKDLNIPK, via the exons ttttgtacatatgattcaaaaaattttagtaacGATGGCAAAATTGATTTTAGAGCAGGTCGTCATATTTCCCCAAATAATGTAGTaaaaaacagtaaaaaaatgaatttacataaaatggTTATCTTGACCAATCATGAtgatataaatgtaataaacgAAAGGGTTGACAACACTGATGAGATGAATATTGATAGTGAAAGCAATGAAGGTGAATGTTTATACGAATCAGCTGATACAGTcttacaaaattatttatttgggttaaatttattacaagaaaataatataaaaagaaaagagttttatgaatatttaatgaattcAGACAAAGAGGATATTGCCTCTTTCTCAAGCCCATATATGATGAATACtataaaattaagtttatactttgaaaaatatcccgtaattattgtatttcaaaaaaaaagagatttTCTCTATTACTTTTACATTAATAGTTATCTAAAAAAGTTAAACCTGTCAAATTATAAGCAAAATATGAGtgtttatattaatacgTACCAGATGTCTTATGTACTAAAAGAGTTTTTGCTTTACATACATAACAACAAAACGTATAAAATGCAAGAGATTGTACAAAATGTCGAAGGAATTACCAAAAAGTGGAATTACCGTAGCGGTGATCTCAACAAATTTGTACATAAAAAGATGATTGATGAAGCCAATGCTGATAAGGTTGACAACTGTTATGGGAACATAATAGAAGGAGAAGACGGAACAATGGGGAAATGTAGagcttatatatttagtagTAGCTGTGAGAAGGAAGAGACAAATTCAAGAAAAAGAGAATTCTGggaaattttcaaaaaaaccATGATAAACAAAACAATTTATGAAGATGAATTTAGTAATGATGGAAAGTGTCCAGAATATTCAGATATATTTAGTATAACTATAATGGGAGATAAAGGTAAGGGAAAAAGTTTTTTggttattaattttataaataatttattaaattattacaacAGTGTTTTTTTGCTAGATATTGATATTGGACAGCCGATCATAGGGGTAAGCGGCTTTTtatccatatataaaataaaatattcgttacacagttataatttttttgaaaagaaaccaaaatgtattaagaaaatattttttggagGTTGCTCTatcaatgaaaatataaattattttattaaatgtttggaatatctatataatttcttattctctgtgtatttgaaaaaaaaagaggagaataga aaaaacaataattattGCTGTTATCCAATAGTTATTAACACTTTTGGGTGGGTAAAAGATATTggtttatttttgttaaatttaaatattttgttaagcaaatgtaattttattgttcAAATCGATTCtcttaaaattaatgaaaatgttaaaaaaaatttaagtaaaGAAGAATTTCATTCATATGTGTTTAATGATTTTCTCCTGATAAAGCAAGgtgaaaaagataaaaaaagcaAGTTTACCATTTTGAATTTGAACAATAAAAACGTTTCTATAACTGCTAAGGGACattcaatttttaatattataagtgAGTATAGTAACCTAAATGagagtaatttttttttctacgaTTTTTCCATGTCCTTTCGAAAGAAtgacaaaaaagaaaaggaaaagggaGGAAAGAGTAAACAATATTCTGCCCTGAACATGTCAggtaattttttaagaaatgaCACAACTGAAAAATATTTGGGAGAATTCAAAAAATCGGACGACGGTAGGGGCAAATTAAGAAACAGCGATTTTAATGGATATGGTGACAATTACTGCAGTTATGGTGATACATATAACTATAGGAACTGtaatagttataataattatgggAGTTATGACCGTTACGACCATTATAACGATCGTAATAAATACGGAAGCTTCAATAATTACACGGATCATAGTAATTATAGCATTCACAATAGCTATGACAACCACGGTAATTATACCAAGCACAATAGTGCCCCTTACATATACCATTTAAATGATAGGAGAAATTTTAGCTTTTTCAGTAATAATCTTAACGACATGAACAGTAGTATTTATCGTTTAAACAACaatgtacataaaataaaatacctAAATTTTAACTGGGACACGctgtattatattacaaataatagAGACAGgtgtaataataacaaaggAGATTTTatggaaaataatttttatcgtGAAAGAGGAAAAGCCTCTGAACCCAAAAATGATTATGATGtagaaacaaataaaaataacttgAAGAATGGGAATGAGTCTGAAATGAAAGGCATTGAAAATTacgatatttttaaaaagaagatggataatttttttgaaaggAACTGTATGAggataataaattttgtgagttataaaaaaattttatcctATGAAAATgtgaataaaaatactaaCATGAATAATAGTAAGACTAAAATTTTCTCCTTATtaccaaaaaatttaagatCATATAgatttttttgtcattttttttctaaatttaagaaaataattttttatattcacagttattcattttatgaTGGTCTAAatgacttttttttaaaacatgaaAATTGTATGAACAGGCAGAGAATGCTGGTATGTAACGAATGGAACAATTGGCATTATAGTAATAACttatatgaagaaaataatatgaataacatAGAAGGGATACAATTTAATGGAAATAAATTAGAAGAAAGATAcaagaaaaaggaatatgATGTTTTATGTATACGTGACGATATATATAAGGATACAGAAGAGAGTATTGTTGATTTAAGACGAAATAAAAATGGCGTAACTAAtgatgatattaaaaaattaactacAAATTGTAATCTACAAgttagaaatattttaagtacAGATAAAAGCGAAGAGACAAAAGAGGAAGTGCCTGAGCGTTCagataaaatttacaaacgTTTATGTAACAGCCTTTTATTTACATGTgcgatattttatttaagaaATGTTAAACTGAGCAATATTCaatttaagaataataatcctgaaatttataagaatgatgatttttttgcatataaatacttctttaacaatattatatgCTTATGTAATGATAATACATTACCAATAtgtgatgaaaaaaaaggagctaataataatgatgacgGTTATagtgatgataataatgatggTTATCGGGATAATGATAAAGAGGTTAAGTATTACATTGACCATTTCCAAATAGACGCCTATTTTGAGAGCGTAAACTGcattattaaaaaggaagatttaaaaaagaataatgtaGAATTAGTTCCAATATGCGAATATTTTACTCATATATTAACAGCCTATGTAAAACTTATTGATGATATGAaacttataatatatttaccgTACTGGTTTAATAATTTCGATTTACTTAATAATGTGAACACTTTTGTGTCTGGAACGAATCTCATACCTCATAACATAAATGATATGATCAAAAACTATTCCTTCTACCAAGATATTGTATGTACCAACGATGTAAAAACGATTAAGTTCCTAAAAAGGAGCAAGTCATTTGTAGATAAAGACTTAAATAtaccaaaataa
- the NSF gene encoding N-ethylmaleimide-sensitive fusion protein putative, with translation MITTKLHCCKLQSQELALTNFGFINNGLYTNLKKNTKGSELYGEISNLVLILKGDGNIGKDEIALNTCQREFSRIQLKEEIQINILEKENKRDILHFIPIDSIEIEVNLFVKPDRLIEMGDEMLEEFFKKYFLNHILTKGQILALKCNDVLFKCIVKNLKTAEFDEIKRLNRNRSNLSSYFKMNDNEMNNKYNKNSMDERGILFENTECVFTSISDGKLFIESKKVLKKNIIKNNFNFEELGIGALDEEFKIIFRRTFASRIYPNYIIKQLGIKHVKGIILYGPPGTGKTLIARQIGKTLNAREPKIINGPEILNKYVGQSEENIRNLFKDAELEYKQSGENSLLHIIILDEIDAICKQRGNAFSSGTGVNDSIVNQLLSKIDGVNSLNNILLIGMTNRIDLIDEALLRPGRFELHIEISLPNKEGRVQILNIHTKNMRNSNKLSPDVNIEELAEKTPNFSGAEIEGLVRNTVSYAFERHINFNDLTKPINADDIMITKNDFLKALKETKPAFGAEEDIIENLLSNGIINYGKEYENIENTCKLLIKQIVENSNTNLMSVLLYGENGTGKTTIAAYLAKCANFHFTKFITPENLIGYSEISKINYINKIFEDAYKTPLSLVILDNIERLIDYTRIGPRFSNSILQAIMVLIKKKPKKENQKILIICTTSEYQFMRDVGLIKNFYVNIEVPLLNCSTSIKNVLHNRNEIYHDFPEKEIEQVISSNVIKSIAIKNLLMVIDMASEASNDRIITSEIFLKAFNDCGIFFDDESYE, from the coding sequence ATGATAACAACTAAACTACACTGCTGTAAACTACAATCCCAAGAATTAGCGTTGACAAACTTTGGTTTCATTAATAATGGTTTGTAtactaatttaaaaaagaacacAAAAGGTAGTGAATTATATGGAGAAATTTCGAACTtagttttaatattaaaaggtGATGGGAACATAGGAAAAGATGAAATTGCTCTAAATACATGTCAGAGAGAATTTTCAAGAATACagttaaaagaagaaattcaaataaatatacttgaaaaggaaaataaacgAGATATCTTGCACTTTATTCCTATTGATAGTATAGAAATAGAggtaaatttatttgttaaaccTGATCGATTAATTGAAATGGGTGATGAAATGTTAGaggaattttttaaaaagtattttcttaatcatatattaacGAAAGGACAAATATTGGCACTAAAGTGTAATGATGTTTTATTTAAGTGTATTGTAAAGAATTTGAAAACAGCCGAATTTGACGAAATTAAAAGATTAAATAGAAATCGTTCTAATTTGAGctcttattttaaaatgaatgataatgaaatgaataataagtataataaaaatagtatggACGAAAGAGGTATTTTGTTTGAAAATACAGAATGTGTATTTACAAGTATAAGTGATGGCAAATTATTTATAGAATccaaaaaagtattaaaaaaaaatattataaaaaataattttaattttgaagAATTAGGTATAGGTGCATTAGATGAAGAATTTAAGATAATCTTTAGAAGAACCTTTGCAAGTAGAATATAtccaaattatattataaaacaattaGGTATAAAACATGTGAAGggaattatattatatggaCCACCAGGTACTGGAAAAACTTTGATTGCTAGACAGATAGGAAAAACGTTAAATGCTCGAGAacctaaaattattaatggtccagaaatattaaataaatatgtaggACAATCTGAAGAAAATATtcgaaatttatttaaagatGCTGAATTAGAATATAAACAAAGTGGAGAAAATTCGTtgttacatataataatattagatGAAATAGATGCAATATGTAAACAAAGGGGGAATGCTTTTTCAAGTGGTACAGGAGTCAATGATAGTATAGTTAATCAGTTATTATCTAAAATTGATGGTGTAAAtagtttaaataatattttattaattggGATGACAAATAGAATTGATTTAATTGATGAAGCTTTATTAAGACCAGGTAGGTTTGAATTACATATAGAAATATCTCTACCTAATAAGGAAGGTAGGGTTCAAATATTGAATAttcatacaaaaaatatgagaAACAGTAATAAATTAAGTCCCGATGTTAATATAGAAGAATTAGCCGAGAAAACCCCTAATTTTTCAGGAGCAGAAATTGAAGGATTAGTACGAAATACCGTATCTTATGCTTTTGAAAGAcacataaattttaatgacTTAACAAAACCAATTAATGCAGATGATATTATGATAACTAAgaatgattttttaaaagcattAAAGGAAACGAAACCTGCTTTTGGCGCAGAAGAAGATATTATCGAAAATTTACTGTCTAATGGTATCATTAATTATGGAAaggaatatgaaaatattgaaaatactTGTAAATTACTAATCAAACAGATAGTAGAAAATTCTAATACTAATTTAATGagtgttttattatatggaGAAAATGGTACAGGTAAAACAACTATTGCAGCATATTTAGCTAAATGTgcaaattttcattttacgaAATTTATAACACCTGAAAATTTAATTGGTTATTCTGAAATTAGtaagataaattatataaacaaaatttttgaGGATGCATATAAAACGCCACTTTCTTTAGTTATTTTAGATAATATTGAAAGGTTAATTGATTACACACGTATAGGACCCAGATTTAGTAATTCTATTTTACAAGCTATTAtggttttaataaaaaaaaaaccgaaaaaagaaaatcaaaaaattttaattatttgtacTACATCCGAATATCAATTTATGAGGGATGTAGGGTtgattaaaaatttttatgttaatattgAAGTACCATTATTAAATTGTTCTACTTCAATTAAGAACGTTTTACATAATAGAAATGAAATTTATCATGATTTCCCAGAGAAAGAAATAGAGCAGGTTATTTCATCCAATGTAATAAAAAGCATCgcaattaaaaatttacttatGGTTATTGATATGGCATCAGAAGCGTCAAACGATAGGATAATTACCAgcgaaatttttttaaaagcattTAATGACTGcggtattttttttgatgatGAATCGTATGAATGA
- the PmUG01_08053300 gene encoding exportin-1, putative gives MKMENEPFNPLSLLDKNQPFDAEKLKLLDNVVEALLDTKDKNRRDFAQNLLNQFKMLDNSWRSVSIILEHSENVNTKFYGLQILEDCINNKWNILPGEEREGMKNFIACFTITLSTEGTTVGVDRHLLNKLDETLIQIVKKEWPDSWSSFIPDIVNSAKLNQNVCENNMKLLNMLSEEVFEFGNETLVKKKKEKLRNEYASQFQEVYNLCLYILEANVCNKRSTNTSLIKQTLNCLSNFFKWIPLTYIFDKYKFNDNNIQIIDLLFDHFWDDISYKIECVKCIQEIVMLKIDEKNIIYFDNVFINLWSKLVSKIKLLPNANEMKNIPPELKIFWEQYFLQLSICITSFLRNYREKIVEKNNNTNDVNIVFKFLNMLANSSMEEVFLIIIDYYNIFTEQLIRELIARLEQEHNLKNKNGSNPSSELKNSLGISSMNMSMNLETSSLSNRKAYSFATMNNDTSVSGSSSVNAVININEYSSILDKIDLTPTDIKKMCPRIKLYEFILNDIRKTVIEKMAKPQEIYISYDNETGEVVRDFEPDTTEISLYNTMKTTLVYLTYLGSEKTMELIVELLNKESEKSLKNTNKNEVWNSTKTNRISYAVGSISMCMTLKKEQDFLMYILRIYLHMIEVKNGEENRAILASCVMYIVSQYHRFLKLHWRFLKTVMKKLFEFAENEKVQDMAAETILKICKQCKNVIAKNNHSNDNNESFFSTFIKFHNNIMHKLPEKLNLLLYEAIAHVISCFPYEEKQESIKILMSKLMNLWNSLIYANNGIKDMNNPNALNNSTSNGNTMDDMKNLEHLCTYENSKLIITFVRVNCRLAYALSYFYYEQLNLVFLDFLKIYQLYSKFINLEVETNGTKRIKHAQFRNLFLMKREFLHLIETTIERSCYNIQELEADLLKREQKKMRNEIDESMDIPLPTVEEAKQINFQMTSNILNVLLETILVDYRDSNPHIKDAEVFSLLSTVFKKIENVTCPILPTVLNYVLLPTIDMIKNDFSSYPEHREKFYNFLDACVRHCFDYLFTLDSEIFNTFIQSLLWAIKHEHPSVADHGLRITHQFLHNIIIKKKEYLEEFCKAFYYIILNEVFKTLTDSFHKSGFHYQTIILMNMLRLLEFEVVNIPQVEITKPHIIKHVQTFLTQSFENLNQKQIETFSVDLFNFCVESPSAFRSFVRDLLISLKEFSTNQDELYEADRQEALQRAKLAEDNKLIKLRGLMKEDVPSFSAIDVDDEYINVE, from the exons ATGAAGATGGAAAATGAACCGTTCAACCCTTTATCCTTGTTAGACAAAAACCAACCCTTTGATGCAGAGAAATTAAAGTTGTTAGATAATGTTGTTGAAGCACTCTTAGATACGAAAGATAAGAATAGAAGAGACTTTGCTCAGAATTTGTTGAATCAGTTTAAAATGTTAGATAATTCTTGGAGGTCTGTGTCTATTATATTAGAGCATAGTGAAAATGTGAATACCAAGTTTTATGGGTTACAAATATTAGAAGATTGTATAAACAATAAATGGAACATATTACCAGGTGAAGAAAGAGAAGGAATGAAAAATTTCATAGCTTGTTTTACGATAACGTTATCAACAGAAGGAACAACTGTTGGAGTAGACAgacatttattaaataaattagatGAAACATTAATTCAAATTGTGAAAAAAGAATGGCCTGATTCTTGGTCTAGTTTTATACCAGATATAGTAAATTCAGCAAAATTAAATCAAAATGTGtgtgaaaataatatgaaattattGAATATGTTAAGTGAAGAAGTCTTTGAATTTGGTAATGAAACGTTagttaaaaagaagaaagaaaaattaagaaatgaATATGCTAGTCAATTTCAAgaagtatataatttatgtttatatattttagaagCAAATGTATGTAATAAAAGAAGTACAAATACTTCTTTAATTAAACAAACTTTAAATTGTTTgtccaatttttttaaatggatCCCTTTAACgtatatatttgataaatataaatttaatgataataatatacaaataatagaTCTCCTATTTGATCATTTTTGGGATGATATATCTTACAAAATAGAATGTGTTAAGTGTATACAAGAAATAGTTATGTTAAAAATTGatgaaaagaatattatatattttgataatgTGTTTATAAATCTATGGTCCAAATTAGTaagcaaaattaaattattgcCAAATGCTaacgaaatgaaaaatattccacctgaattgaaaattttttgggagcaatattttttacagttAAGTATTTGTATTACTagttttttaagaaattatagAGAGAAAATtgtggaaaaaaataataatacaaatgatgttaatattgtttttaaatttttaaatatgttagcTAATAGTAGCATGGAGgaagtatttttaattattatagattattataacatttttacagAACAGTTGATTAGAGAATTAATAGCACGATTAGAACAAGAGCacaatttgaaaaataaaaatggttCAAACCCTTCTAGTGAGTTAAAAAACTCTTTAGGAATATCATCAATGAATATGTCAATGAATCTAGAAACCTCTTCCTTAAGTAATAGAAAAGCATACAGTTTTGCAACTATGAATAATGATACAAGTGTAAGCGGAAGTAGTAGCGTTAATGCagtaattaatataaacgAGTACTCATCCATTTTAGACAAAATAGATTTGACACCAACAgatattaagaaaatgtGCCCTAGGATTAAACTCTacgaatttattttaaacgATATAAGAAAAACAGTTATAGAAAAAATGGCAAAACCCCAGGAGATTTATATTTCGTATGATAACGAAACGGGTGAAGTGGTTAGAGATTTTGAACCGGATACGACAGAAATATCGTTGTATAATACTATGAAAACAACTTTAGTATATTTAACCTACTTAGGTTCGGAAAAAACGATGGAATTAATTGTAGAATTGTTAAATAAAGAATCAGAgaaatcattaaaaaatacgaaCAAAAATGAAGTTTGGAATAGTACAAAAACTAACAGAATCAGTTATGCTGTTGGATCTATATCTATGTGTATGACTCTTAAGAAGGAACAAGATTTCCTAATGTAcattttaagaatatatttacacatgaTTGAAGTCAAAAATGGAGAAGAAAATAGAGCTATTTTAGCTTCTTGTGTAATGTATATTGTAAGCCAATATCATAGATTTTTAAAACTTCATTGgagatttttaaaaacagttatgaaaaaattatttgaatttgcagaaaatgaaaaggtaCAGGACATGGCGGCAGAGaccattttaaaaatttgtaaacaatgtaaaaatgttatagctaaaaataatcattctaatgataataatgaatcTTTCTTTAGTACGTTTATtaaatttcataataatataatgcataaattacctgaaaaattaaatttgttATTGTATGAAGCTATTGCTCATGTTATCTCTTGTTTTCCTTATGAAGAAAAGCAGGAGAGTATCAAAATATTGATGAGCAAATTAATGAATTTATGGAATTCCTTAATTTATGCTAATAACGGGATTAAAGATATGAACAATCCAAATGCGTTAAATAATAGCACATCTAATGGTAACACTATGGatgatatgaaaaatttagaacatttatgtacgtatgaaAATTCTAAGTTAATTATTACTTTTGTAAGAGTGAACTGTAGATTGGCTTATGCCTTGTCCTATTTCTACTATGAACAGCTAAATTTAGTATTTttagattttttaaaaatctaCCAGTTATATAGCAAGTTTATAAATTTAGAAGTAGAAACAAATGGAACCAAACGAATTAAGCATGCACAATTcagaaatttatttttaatgaaaagagaatttttacatttaattgaAACAACCATAGAAAGAAGttgttataatatacaagAATTAGAAGCagatttattaaaaagagaacagaaaaaaatgagaaacgAAATTGATGAATCAATGGATATTCCTCTTCCAACAGTTGAAGAAGCGaaacaaattaattttcAGATGACAagcaatattttaaatgttttattagAGACTATATTGGTTGATTATCGAGATAGTAACCCACATATAAAGGATGCAGAAGTATTTTCCTTACTTTCAACagtatttaagaaaattgaAAATGTTACTTGTCCTATTTTACCTACCGTTTTGAATTACGTGTTATTACCTACTATAGATATGATAAAAAACGACTTTTCATCATACCCGGAACATAGAgagaaattttataattttttggatGCATGTGTTAGACACTGttttgattatttatttactctAGACTCTGAAATATTTAACACCTTCATTCAATCCCTTTTATGGGCTATTAAGCATGAACATCCATCAGTTGCAGATCATGGTTTAAGAATAACTCATCAGTTtcttcataatattattataaaaaaaaaggaatactTAGAAGAGTTTTGTAAagctttttattatatcatacTAAATGaagtttttaaaacattaacaGACTCTTTTCATAAATCTGGTTTTCACTATCAAACAATTATTCTGATGAACATGCTGAGGCTGCTTGAGTTTGAGGTAGTAAATATTCCACAAGTAGAAATAACAAAACcgcatataataaaacacgTGCAAACCTTTTTAACACAGTcctttgaaaatttaaacCAGAAGCAAATTGAAACATTTTCAGTGgacttatttaatttttgtgttGAATCTCCTTCAGCCTTTAGGTCATTTGTTAGGGACTTATTAATATCACTTAAG GAATTTTCCACGAATCAAGACGAACTTTACGAAGCCGATAGGCAGGAAGCATTACAAAGAGCCAAATTAGCAGAAGATAACAAACTCATAAAG cTCAGAGGATTAATGAAAGAAGATGTACCAAGCTTTTCGGCTATTGACGTTGatgatgaatatataaatgtagaataa